ATGTCAATCAAGATTCTGCAATGGAAAGTAATCTAGAAGGATAAAAAAAACTGGTGCACCTTGTTACAGCGGGCGAGGAACTCAGAATTCACTATGATCGGGGGCAAGACAACAGTCATCGTTCTGCACAGACGGAGATTCATCTGGTTCAGGCATTTCTTTTCTCTCAAGGATTCCATGAAGGCCATGAATGACAAGACTATCACTGATGTACATATCAGGGAATGCAATCGGTACATCATTGAGCAACAACGGATGATTAAATCTGGTAAGCCTAATACTGGATCCCTCAGCAAAAGTCTGCAGCGGAGTTCCATCTTCAAAACTAGCAAGATCACTCCATGTGACTCTACAAGGAATAACATGTCGAAGAAATAGAGACGAGTCTTCAGTAAAATTGGAGACGTAATCAGTCATTACATCATCAACAGGAGCAAAGATTGTTAACTTTGGCGGTTCCAGAAACCCTAGTAATTGCACGTCTAGATACGAAGCTATTACAGAGTATCCTCTCGACCTTAGCTCTACTGATGCCTCGATAAACGAAGAAACAGGGAAGGAAGAGGTTAAGTTGGATGATGAAATCACGCATCCGAGATCAGGGATAGGAGTTTGAACTGTTTGAGGAAACTCAAATTCAGGATCAAAGAATTCGTCAATTCCGAAGATAATCAACGATCCGTCATCGTGTACTGGATATCCACAGATTG
This is a stretch of genomic DNA from Impatiens glandulifera chromosome 4, dImpGla2.1, whole genome shotgun sequence. It encodes these proteins:
- the LOC124933949 gene encoding putative fasciclin-like arabinogalactan protein 20, encoding MAKKALLLHIILFAMLSPSSQLSNEVIQNAIEALSNSGFVSMSLTIELVSSFLSSLPPSVTMFSPSDSAFSKSGQPSLDLLQYHFTQLPFSLETIRSLPYGTEILTMSSGKSLFVTSSPLDHKISLNNVTICGYPVHDDGSLIIFGIDEFFDPEFEFPQTVQTPIPDLGCVISSSNLTSSFPVSSFIEASVELRSRGYSVIASYLDVQLLGFLEPPKLTIFAPVDDVMTDYVSNFTEDSSLFLRHVIPCRVTWSDLASFEDGTPLQTFAEGSSIRLTRFNHPLLLNDVPIAFPDMYISDSLVIHGLHGILERKEMPEPDESPSVQNDDCCLAPDHSEF